In one Acidobacteriota bacterium genomic region, the following are encoded:
- a CDS encoding CoA transferase, protein MSNLILDLTRLLPGPLACRMLGELGFEVLRVLPPSGDMADVMMPELSAWLNSAKRTEIIDLKTPEGCQRLKILASEALALVETNRPGVMEKLGVGPEILRQINPNLTYVRLAGFRDPEQRAEPGHDLTYLAATGLLSRFEPAWRSVQLADISGSFWAVIATLQGLRHGGGFYEVYLEEAAFPFSYPPLTFLDGSILCYRVYTAREGQVALGALEPHLWVRFCKAVNHPEWQTEGFSRAEPTNATFLAISEFFLEKTAQEWETVARRDGYPLRAVQTYCPADHLVPWNHTE, encoded by the coding sequence ATGTCCAATCTCATTCTTGATCTCACTCGATTATTGCCGGGACCGCTGGCGTGCCGGATGCTTGGTGAACTTGGTTTTGAAGTGCTCCGCGTGCTGCCACCCAGTGGTGATATGGCTGACGTCATGATGCCGGAACTCAGTGCCTGGCTCAATTCAGCTAAACGCACTGAGATCATTGATTTAAAAACTCCTGAAGGCTGTCAACGACTCAAGATTCTGGCCTCCGAAGCCCTGGCACTGGTTGAAACCAATCGGCCAGGCGTGATGGAAAAGCTCGGGGTCGGGCCGGAAATATTGCGCCAGATCAATCCGAACTTGACTTATGTCCGGCTGGCGGGGTTTCGCGATCCTGAACAGCGAGCCGAACCAGGCCATGATTTAACCTATCTAGCGGCAACTGGACTCCTTTCTCGCTTTGAACCGGCATGGCGGTCCGTCCAACTGGCTGATATCAGTGGCTCTTTTTGGGCGGTGATTGCCACACTTCAGGGGTTGCGGCACGGGGGAGGCTTTTATGAGGTTTACCTGGAGGAAGCCGCGTTTCCGTTTTCTTATCCACCACTGACGTTTTTGGATGGCAGCATTCTGTGTTACCGAGTTTACACCGCACGGGAAGGTCAAGTTGCTCTAGGTGCCTTGGAGCCACACCTCTGGGTCAGGTTTTGCAAAGCCGTCAATCATCCCGAATGGCAGACCGAAGGATTTTCGCGTGCCGAACCGACCAATGCTACATTTTTGGCGATTTCGGAATTCTTTCTCGAAAAAACAGCCCAGGAATGGGAAACTGTGGCGCGGCGAGACGGATATCCATTGCGTGCAGTACAAACCTATTGCCCTGCCGATCATCTTGTTCCGTGGAATCACACAGAATGA
- a CDS encoding SDR family oxidoreductase yields the protein MSDRTILITGCSSGFGRELVSVFLEKGWTVIATMRRANERQSLFQSEQTKYGNRLRIISLDVTNAGDRAVTAALIQTHCQGKLDCLVNNAGYGLFGAMEDLSEAQIREIMDVNFFGLLLLTKDLLPTLRKAKGRVINISSVLGYLGMPLSSLYCASKFAVEGLSEALYHELQPHGVQVAIVEPGRFRTDFGQKQVWGEGCFEADSPYAAQTAAYHELRNKMVTGKGNPVTPVINAIAGLAEMKTMPLRVRCGTDAKQVYALKRLLPAWAANAIFSKAFHKIFKTKPVR from the coding sequence ATGAGTGATCGAACCATTTTAATTACCGGCTGCTCTTCCGGGTTTGGACGCGAACTGGTGTCCGTCTTTCTGGAAAAAGGCTGGACGGTGATTGCCACTATGCGTCGGGCCAATGAACGCCAGTCGTTGTTTCAATCTGAGCAAACCAAATATGGCAACCGGTTGCGGATTATTTCGCTGGATGTAACCAACGCTGGGGACCGGGCAGTCACCGCCGCACTCATTCAAACCCATTGCCAGGGAAAGCTCGATTGTCTGGTCAACAATGCCGGCTATGGGTTGTTTGGGGCGATGGAAGATCTCTCCGAAGCTCAAATCCGGGAGATTATGGATGTCAACTTTTTTGGGTTGCTCCTGTTGACCAAGGATTTGCTCCCGACGCTTCGCAAAGCCAAAGGAAGGGTGATCAACATTTCTTCGGTGCTCGGCTATCTGGGCATGCCGCTCTCGTCACTTTACTGCGCGAGCAAATTTGCGGTCGAAGGATTGAGCGAAGCCCTTTATCACGAACTTCAGCCCCACGGCGTACAGGTGGCAATTGTTGAGCCGGGGCGATTTCGAACCGATTTTGGTCAGAAGCAGGTTTGGGGTGAAGGCTGCTTTGAGGCCGATTCCCCTTATGCTGCCCAAACCGCGGCCTACCACGAACTCCGCAATAAAATGGTCACGGGCAAAGGCAATCCAGTCACACCTGTTATTAACGCGATTGCCGGATTGGCCGAAATGAAGACCATGCCGTTGCGGGTTCGCTGTGGCACGGATGCCAAGCAGGTCTACGCGTTGAAACGACTGCTCCCGGCCTGGGCCGCAAATGCAATTTTTTCCAAAGCCTTTCACAAGATCTTTAAAACCAAACCCGTGCGGTAA
- a CDS encoding HlyD family efflux transporter periplasmic adaptor subunit codes for MLVKFDVAELEAQREQLLAKIAQAEAVVSKLKNGFRVEEVAQAEAAVEREKAVLESLENGPRPQEIAQARADMAAARADLENAELSWNRVNRLYQSGDVSKQVLDNAQTRKQAAAERLESLKQRVSLLEAGTRQEDLRAANERLRQARENLHMMRSGARKEDIAEATARLNEAKALLEGNAVQLAEGIVKAPVTSRVEVLSVRPGDLLPPNKPIAVLLEGDQLWVRVFVPEPELGRVKVGQKASVTIDTFPNRPFSGTVEQISDQAEFLPRNVQSRNERNHQVFGMKVRVDNPENIFKSGMAAEVRLETK; via the coding sequence GTGCTGGTCAAATTTGACGTGGCCGAACTCGAAGCCCAACGGGAGCAACTCCTTGCCAAAATTGCCCAGGCCGAGGCAGTGGTCAGTAAGCTCAAAAATGGATTTCGGGTCGAAGAAGTTGCCCAGGCCGAGGCGGCGGTTGAACGCGAAAAAGCTGTCCTGGAAAGTCTTGAAAATGGCCCGCGTCCACAGGAAATTGCCCAGGCTCGGGCGGATATGGCGGCGGCACGGGCTGATTTGGAAAATGCGGAACTCTCCTGGAATCGAGTCAACCGACTCTACCAGTCAGGGGACGTTTCAAAACAGGTGCTTGACAATGCCCAAACTCGAAAGCAGGCGGCGGCTGAACGGCTCGAATCACTCAAACAACGGGTGTCCTTACTTGAAGCCGGGACACGTCAGGAAGACTTGCGTGCCGCTAACGAGCGGCTGCGCCAGGCACGGGAAAATTTGCACATGATGCGGAGCGGTGCCCGAAAAGAAGATATTGCCGAAGCCACGGCCCGGCTCAATGAAGCCAAAGCACTCCTTGAAGGCAATGCGGTTCAACTGGCCGAAGGAATCGTCAAAGCTCCGGTCACCTCTCGCGTCGAAGTGCTCAGCGTTCGCCCCGGTGACTTGCTCCCGCCAAACAAACCAATTGCCGTTTTGCTGGAAGGCGACCAGTTGTGGGTTCGCGTTTTTGTGCCCGAACCTGAACTTGGCCGGGTGAAAGTCGGCCAGAAGGCCAGTGTGACCATTGATACCTTTCCCAACCGTCCTTTTTCGGGAACGGTTGAACAAATTTCAGATCAGGCTGAGTTTCTCCCGCGCAACGTCCAGAGCCGCAACGAACGCAATCATCAAGTGTTTGGCATGAAAGTCCGGGTGGATAATCCCGAGAACATTTTCAAGTCCGGTATGGCGGCTGAGGTTCGGTTAGAAACAAAGTGA
- a CDS encoding ATP-grasp domain-containing protein → MFCPSSNDCDAFALLPMWRTGSRLKRQLARDSNGNWPATPDEIAQARQFTTSLLNDPAVSVPEAVVIDVGVISGKGWAVVEANAAFGSGMYGCDPTQVLQVLATASGIKREINIPWEHQHPAGN, encoded by the coding sequence ATGTTTTGTCCATCATCGAACGATTGCGACGCTTTCGCCCTACTCCCGATGTGGAGAACTGGCTCGCGACTCAAACGGCAACTGGCTCGCGACTCAAACGGCAACTGGCCCGCGACACCTGATGAAATTGCACAGGCACGCCAGTTTACAACTTCACTTTTGAATGATCCGGCGGTCTCGGTTCCCGAAGCCGTGGTGATTGATGTGGGTGTCATCTCTGGAAAAGGCTGGGCCGTGGTTGAAGCGAACGCCGCGTTTGGATCCGGGATGTATGGATGTGATCCAACCCAGGTTTTGCAGGTTTTGGCCACAGCAAGTGGAATAAAACGTGAGATAAATATTCCCTGGGAGCACCAGCATCCTGCCGGCAATTGA
- a CDS encoding Uma2 family endonuclease — MATEIKHLPSQAELSVSPPSLIQLLETGDRLTRHEFEARYHAMPDVKKAELIEGIVYMPSPTRFKSHAKPHALMMGLLFAYASQTPGVEIADNASVRLDPDNEVQPDALLFLSSDFGGRVKISQDDYLEGAPELILEVAASSVSYDLHDKIKIYRRNQVFEYVIWRVLDQAIDWFILENEVYQPLPNDNGMFRSRQFPGLWIDAQNLLAGNAAQALDVLNRGLASDEHRALVETRTSKSPATPPK; from the coding sequence ATGGCAACCGAGATCAAACATTTACCGTCTCAGGCGGAACTTTCCGTCTCTCCCCCTTCATTGATTCAACTGCTGGAAACTGGCGACCGCTTGACACGCCATGAATTCGAAGCTCGCTATCACGCGATGCCGGATGTCAAAAAAGCTGAACTGATTGAAGGAATTGTGTATATGCCATCTCCAACTCGTTTCAAAAGCCATGCCAAACCCCATGCTCTGATGATGGGATTGCTTTTTGCCTATGCTTCCCAAACACCTGGCGTTGAAATTGCCGACAATGCCTCAGTTCGATTAGATCCAGACAATGAAGTTCAGCCCGATGCCTTGTTGTTTCTGTCGTCTGATTTCGGTGGTCGTGTCAAAATCAGCCAGGATGATTATCTTGAGGGGGCACCGGAATTGATCCTGGAAGTTGCCGCCAGCAGTGTTTCCTATGACCTGCACGACAAAATCAAAATTTATCGTCGCAATCAAGTCTTTGAATATGTCATTTGGCGAGTATTGGATCAGGCAATTGACTGGTTTATCCTTGAAAACGAAGTGTACCAGCCGCTTCCAAATGACAACGGGATGTTTCGGAGTCGTCAGTTTCCAGGGTTGTGGATTGATGCCCAGAATCTGCTTGCCGGAAATGCAGCTCAGGCCCTTGACGTCTTAAATCGAGGGCTGGCTTCAGACGAACATCGAGCCCTGGTTGAAACCAGAACTTCAAAAAGTCCAGCGACACCCCCTAAATGA
- a CDS encoding acyl transferase — protein sequence MTLLGRFMALYPTLLLLLLLGLILWFGIRPSVVQPCLMVLVVYVLPPVTHRFHSLFFPLREKTSDLSKPEYSPWWGSHQIQVMYIALPGLEAVLRLVPGLYSAWLRLWGARIGKNVYWTPLVQITDRTLIEIGDNVLIGHKVEFLCHVIKPNQTRMVLYLKKIKVGNNVFLGAGSRLAPGVVIEDGVYLPILSDIYPNQKVEQSDLEQESVGSGQ from the coding sequence ATGACACTCCTGGGAAGGTTCATGGCACTCTATCCCACCTTGTTACTCTTGCTTCTGCTTGGGTTAATTCTCTGGTTTGGTATCCGTCCGTCGGTTGTTCAACCCTGTTTGATGGTTCTGGTGGTGTATGTGCTCCCGCCCGTGACGCATCGGTTCCACTCGCTGTTTTTTCCATTGCGGGAAAAGACCTCTGATCTCAGTAAACCGGAATACTCCCCGTGGTGGGGGAGCCATCAAATTCAGGTGATGTATATTGCCCTGCCGGGGCTTGAAGCTGTACTCCGACTTGTGCCGGGTCTGTATAGCGCCTGGTTGCGATTGTGGGGTGCCAGGATTGGGAAAAATGTCTACTGGACGCCGCTGGTCCAAATTACTGACCGGACACTGATCGAGATTGGCGACAATGTCCTGATTGGTCACAAGGTTGAGTTCCTCTGCCATGTCATCAAGCCCAACCAAACCCGGATGGTGCTCTATCTCAAGAAAATCAAAGTGGGAAACAATGTGTTTCTCGGCGCCGGAAGCCGACTGGCACCGGGGGTTGTGATTGAAGATGGCGTGTATTTACCAATTTTGTCTGATATTTACCCAAATCAAAAAGTTGAGCAATCAGACCTTGAACAAGAGTCAGTAGGCAGTGGTCAGTAA
- a CDS encoding sterol desaturase family protein translates to MLSRTAGEWVLDSLGLWVQGVVIPLLQVWLVVRGCAGLFPSLQGCLRLPFWLAFLLNFVVIDYAYYWNHRLLHSQRFWPIHAVHHSATRFDVLITSRNTLWASLVIVYVWFNGICTFLLADPGPFLTAVALTAALDLWRHTRVTPPAGSRWHRMLASLLITPLEHEWHHSTTLVNRNFGANLSMWDRIHGTYHWSVASPETLGVAGSLSLVRQLVFPFQVPEKENPAR, encoded by the coding sequence ATGCTGTCTCGAACTGCAGGTGAGTGGGTACTTGACTCGCTGGGATTGTGGGTTCAGGGTGTGGTGATTCCATTGCTTCAAGTCTGGCTAGTGGTGCGTGGGTGTGCCGGGCTGTTCCCATCCCTTCAGGGATGCCTGCGCCTGCCCTTCTGGCTGGCGTTTTTGCTTAATTTCGTCGTGATTGATTATGCCTATTACTGGAATCACCGCCTGTTGCACAGTCAAAGATTTTGGCCAATCCATGCAGTCCATCACTCGGCGACCCGCTTTGACGTCTTGATTACCAGTCGCAATACCCTCTGGGCATCGCTGGTGATTGTGTATGTCTGGTTCAATGGGATATGTACTTTTTTGCTGGCTGACCCAGGTCCGTTTCTGACAGCGGTGGCACTCACGGCGGCGCTGGATTTATGGCGGCACACGCGGGTTACTCCTCCTGCCGGGAGCCGCTGGCACCGGATGCTGGCCAGCCTCTTGATTACCCCGCTTGAACACGAATGGCACCACAGTACAACGCTGGTAAATCGGAATTTTGGCGCCAATCTCTCAATGTGGGATCGAATCCACGGCACGTACCACTGGTCTGTCGCTTCACCCGAGACACTGGGTGTTGCAGGTTCACTGTCGCTGGTTCGGCAACTGGTCTTCCCGTTTCAAGTGCCTGAAAAGGAGAATCCTGCCCGATGA
- a CDS encoding sterol desaturase family protein has translation MKTEDLLGLLIPVTYVVMLCIELWKPARIFPPIRWWQGIGAVFVIILMAINIVLPSLLPVEWIAGHSVIHGSTLPLGVQIGLGFGLVTLANYSFHVIQHRFTILWRWQHQLHHSPQRVDISGAAYTHPFEVITFTLMFLTVTVFILGLSPLASAWIGYCGAFLAMFQHWNIRTPRWLGYFIQRPESHCWHHEPGQARYNFGDLPLWDLIFGTFYNPEEFSGPVGFEESVAKRVKDMLLGRQVSF, from the coding sequence ATGAAAACTGAAGATTTGTTGGGACTACTGATTCCCGTTACTTACGTGGTCATGTTGTGCATCGAACTGTGGAAACCAGCCCGGATTTTTCCCCCTATTCGCTGGTGGCAAGGCATTGGGGCAGTCTTTGTCATTATTTTAATGGCAATCAATATTGTGTTGCCCTCGTTGCTTCCAGTTGAATGGATTGCTGGCCACAGTGTGATTCATGGTTCAACCCTTCCGCTTGGAGTACAGATTGGACTTGGTTTTGGGCTGGTGACACTGGCGAATTATTCATTTCATGTGATTCAACACCGATTTACCATTCTTTGGCGATGGCAACACCAGCTTCATCACAGTCCGCAACGGGTGGATATTTCCGGTGCGGCATATACGCATCCATTTGAAGTGATTACTTTTACCCTGATGTTTTTGACCGTAACCGTTTTCATTCTTGGACTTTCCCCGCTTGCTTCAGCCTGGATTGGATATTGTGGGGCTTTCCTGGCAATGTTTCAGCATTGGAATATCCGCACTCCCCGCTGGCTCGGCTATTTTATTCAGCGCCCCGAATCGCATTGCTGGCACCACGAACCAGGGCAGGCCCGGTACAACTTCGGCGACCTTCCGTTGTGGGATCTCATCTTTGGTACTTTTTATAATCCGGAAGAATTTTCAGGCCCGGTTGGGTTTGAAGAATCAGTCGCCAAACGGGTCAAGGATATGCTGCTGGGTCGTCAGGTTTCGTTTTGA
- a CDS encoding TetR/AcrR family transcriptional regulator C-terminal domain-containing protein has translation MKSQSPKKLRTSIDSLTPLRIARTALGLIDRDGLETLSIRRLAAELKCEAMSLYHHVPSKGHLLDLVVDLLMEEIELPVPGEQDWLLQLRTIAQSYRKVAERHPKAFILLATRRFNSDQSFQFLETNLEILKLAGFDELMRVRMVRMIGHFVNGALLNEIALRHLQPEPTAVVISDHFRHIQAVAPYLGDTYFDSYFNFALELILAQVRNAPRMASDQP, from the coding sequence ATGAAATCTCAATCTCCCAAAAAGCTAAGAACTTCAATTGACTCGTTGACTCCGCTGAGAATTGCCCGAACGGCACTGGGCTTGATTGATCGTGATGGTTTGGAAACTTTGAGTATTCGTCGGCTGGCAGCGGAACTCAAATGTGAGGCGATGTCGTTGTACCACCACGTTCCGAGCAAAGGGCATCTTCTGGATTTAGTTGTTGATTTGTTGATGGAAGAAATTGAGTTGCCTGTGCCTGGCGAACAGGACTGGTTACTGCAGTTGCGGACGATTGCCCAGTCCTACCGGAAAGTCGCCGAACGCCATCCAAAAGCGTTTATCTTGCTGGCCACACGCCGATTTAACTCTGATCAGTCATTTCAATTTCTTGAAACCAATCTGGAAATCTTGAAGCTGGCTGGATTTGACGAACTCATGCGGGTGCGAATGGTGCGAATGATCGGCCATTTCGTCAATGGGGCACTTTTAAACGAAATTGCGCTTCGACATCTGCAGCCCGAACCGACCGCCGTGGTCATTTCCGACCATTTTCGTCACATTCAGGCGGTCGCTCCATATTTGGGAGACACCTATTTTGATTCCTATTTTAACTTTGCCTTAGAACTGATTCTGGCACAGGTTCGGAACGCCCCGCGAATGGCTTCAGATCAACCTTGA
- a CDS encoding glycosyltransferase, with amino-acid sequence MPVTSQAAPKNVLVIVHDFPPLGGGWVIRALKFVKHLESFGWRPVVLTVDPAFYPPALLDQSLLDEIPVSTPMYRTRTSIGPYQLQIPSQKTETSSVRGNGNHLRQILEALIPENLRVIQDYGFFWLPHAWSEACRIIQRESIDLIFTTSPPHNVHLLGWALKKRFRLPWVADFRDGWMQFEMFVASSAVRRAFDRRCERLILRNADRIICTTPRTVEDFCRDYPDIRQKIHTIYNGFDPADFENRDTGPPQKREFTIAYVGSLSLKPRRTPEILLRAVQSLASKNPAFREKARLEFVGLVYDVPLEQMLQEYKVASMCRIVGVVSHKTAIDHMRAADVLVLLINFDQKFGNDSILSGKFGEYVAAQKPLLAIVPEGEASNLVRDHNLGLVAAPDDQAGIEAAIETLFSEWQAGTLCPPPSEKLVNQFNRYDQTRSLARIFSSL; translated from the coding sequence ATGCCAGTCACTTCGCAGGCGGCACCGAAAAATGTTCTGGTTATCGTGCATGATTTTCCTCCGCTGGGTGGAGGCTGGGTCATCAGAGCCCTCAAATTCGTCAAACATCTGGAGTCTTTTGGCTGGCGGCCAGTGGTGTTGACCGTTGATCCGGCCTTTTATCCGCCAGCGTTGCTCGATCAATCATTACTCGATGAAATCCCAGTTTCGACCCCGATGTATCGGACTCGGACCTCAATTGGTCCCTATCAACTCCAGATTCCAAGCCAAAAGACCGAGACTTCTTCAGTCAGAGGAAATGGCAACCACCTTCGCCAGATTCTGGAAGCTCTGATTCCTGAAAATCTGCGCGTTATCCAGGATTATGGTTTTTTCTGGCTTCCCCACGCCTGGTCCGAGGCATGCCGGATTATCCAGCGCGAGTCAATTGACCTGATTTTCACCACATCGCCGCCGCATAATGTCCATCTGCTCGGCTGGGCGTTGAAAAAGCGATTTCGACTTCCCTGGGTTGCGGATTTCCGCGACGGCTGGATGCAATTTGAGATGTTTGTGGCCAGTTCGGCGGTGCGGCGGGCTTTTGACCGACGCTGTGAACGCCTGATTCTCCGCAATGCGGACCGCATTATTTGCACCACCCCGCGGACAGTTGAGGACTTCTGCCGCGATTACCCCGACATTCGCCAAAAAATTCATACGATTTACAATGGATTTGACCCGGCGGACTTTGAAAACCGGGACACCGGCCCGCCACAAAAACGCGAATTTACCATTGCTTACGTTGGCTCGCTTTCGCTTAAACCCCGTCGAACACCAGAGATCCTGCTGCGGGCAGTACAATCGCTGGCCTCAAAAAACCCGGCTTTTCGGGAAAAAGCCCGCCTTGAATTTGTGGGTCTGGTCTATGACGTTCCGCTTGAACAGATGCTCCAGGAATATAAAGTCGCGTCAATGTGCCGAATTGTCGGTGTTGTTTCTCATAAAACAGCCATTGACCATATGCGAGCCGCCGATGTTTTGGTGCTTCTGATCAATTTTGATCAGAAATTTGGGAATGACAGCATTTTGAGCGGGAAATTTGGGGAATATGTCGCGGCCCAAAAACCACTCCTGGCCATAGTTCCGGAAGGCGAGGCTTCAAACCTGGTCCGTGACCACAATCTGGGGCTGGTGGCCGCCCCGGATGATCAGGCCGGAATTGAAGCTGCGATTGAAACTCTGTTTTCAGAGTGGCAGGCCGGAACGCTTTGCCCACCTCCGTCCGAGAAACTCGTGAATCAGTTCAACCGCTATGACCAAACGCGCTCCCTGGCCAGGATTTTCTCCAGTCTTTAA